A single genomic interval of Chromatiales bacterium harbors:
- the gspG gene encoding type II secretion system major pseudopilin GspG, whose translation MQHRSCNAPRRARGFTLIELMVVIAILALLAGLVGPAVMKKLGKAESDAARLQIEDLAASLDLYRLENGRYPTTAQGLGALIEAPGDAPNWNGPYLRKQKVPNDPWGREYQYRSPSDHGDYEIVSLGSDGNEGGDGDARDIRSWE comes from the coding sequence ATGCAACATCGATCCTGCAATGCGCCACGCCGGGCGCGCGGTTTCACGCTCATCGAGTTGATGGTGGTCATTGCCATCCTCGCGCTGCTCGCCGGGCTGGTCGGTCCGGCCGTCATGAAGAAGCTCGGCAAGGCCGAATCCGATGCGGCGCGCCTGCAGATCGAGGATCTGGCCGCCTCGCTGGATCTGTACCGACTGGAGAACGGGCGTTATCCGACGACCGCGCAGGGTCTGGGCGCGCTGATCGAGGCGCCGGGCGATGCGCCGAACTGGAACGGGCCGTACCTGCGCAAACAGAAGGTGCCGAACGATCCCTGGGGTCGTGAGTATCAGTACCGCTCGCCGAGCGACCACGGCGACTACGAGATCGTCTCGCTCGGTTCGGACGGCAACGAAGGCGGCGACGGCGACGCGCGCGATATCCGCAGCTGGGAGTAG
- a CDS encoding GspH/FimT family protein produces MAGRRTPAGGFTILELVVVLAVLALVVALAAPRFARGIQAAALDSTARELLAGLKYTRSHAVSEHDEAVFYLNLEDRWFRLPGSDRRHGVPENLDMELVTVESERDGEVGGAIRFFPDGSSTGGRVSLVVGERKRHVDVDWMGGRVRILDES; encoded by the coding sequence ATGGCCGGGCGCCGGACGCCGGCGGGCGGGTTCACAATCCTCGAACTCGTGGTCGTGCTGGCCGTGCTGGCTCTGGTCGTGGCGCTCGCGGCACCGCGCTTCGCCCGCGGCATCCAGGCCGCGGCGCTCGATTCCACGGCCCGCGAGCTGCTCGCGGGGCTCAAATACACCCGCAGCCACGCCGTGTCCGAGCACGACGAGGCGGTCTTCTATCTGAACCTCGAGGACCGCTGGTTCCGTCTGCCCGGTTCGGATCGGCGCCACGGTGTTCCGGAGAATCTGGATATGGAACTCGTCACCGTCGAATCCGAACGCGACGGCGAGGTCGGCGGCGCGATCCGCTTCTTTCCCGACGGCAGTTCGACCGGCGGACGGGTGTCACTCGTCGTCGGCGAGCGCAAGCGTCATGTGGACGTGGACTGGATGGGCGGCCGTGTGCGGATCCTCGACGAGTCCTGA
- a CDS encoding prepilin-type N-terminal cleavage/methylation domain-containing protein, with amino-acid sequence MCGSSTSPERSLRGAREGGFTLLEVVVAFAVAALSIGIIYQIYASGLRATAMAEEYTRAAMLAEAALAQTGIEEPLVEGDLELESPDEAFRLERSIEAVEIEEPDGLAGVELQQMYRVVVTARWEAGGKPREVRLETLRLANVEP; translated from the coding sequence GTGTGCGGATCCTCGACGAGTCCTGAGCGCTCGCTGCGCGGCGCGCGCGAGGGCGGATTCACGCTGCTCGAGGTGGTCGTCGCGTTCGCGGTCGCGGCCCTTTCGATCGGCATCATCTACCAGATCTACGCCAGCGGGCTGCGCGCCACCGCGATGGCCGAAGAGTACACCCGCGCCGCCATGCTGGCCGAGGCCGCACTGGCGCAGACGGGCATCGAGGAGCCGCTCGTCGAGGGCGATCTGGAGCTGGAGTCTCCCGATGAGGCCTTTCGGCTGGAGCGGAGTATCGAGGCGGTCGAGATCGAGGAACCCGACGGACTCGCCGGCGTGGAGCTGCAGCAGATGTATCGCGTCGTAGTGACCGCCCGCTGGGAGGCCGGCGGCAAACCGCGCGAGGTGCGGCTCGAGACACTCCGGCTCGCGAACGTCGAGCCGTAG
- a CDS encoding DUF2244 domain-containing protein, whose amino-acid sequence MVLSDPEAGDGFARVISRPNCSLNWRQTMRFYAWMCVVSIGIALVFAVQGIWMILPFAGAELLALGVALYWVACRTHECEVVSVGPQSIVVERGRTAPRVHLEFPRAWTRLELEPRVNASRSHRLLLRASGRSTELGAFLTNAEREELAGVLRTAMLRPALRDGAQRT is encoded by the coding sequence ATGGTGCTCAGCGATCCAGAGGCCGGCGACGGCTTTGCCCGGGTCATTTCGCGCCCGAACTGTTCGCTGAACTGGCGTCAGACCATGCGGTTCTACGCGTGGATGTGCGTGGTGTCGATCGGCATCGCGCTGGTCTTCGCGGTCCAGGGGATATGGATGATCCTGCCGTTCGCCGGCGCGGAACTGCTGGCGCTCGGTGTGGCGCTGTACTGGGTGGCCTGTCGCACCCACGAGTGCGAGGTCGTCAGCGTCGGGCCGCAGAGCATCGTCGTCGAGCGCGGGCGCACGGCGCCACGGGTGCACCTGGAATTTCCGCGGGCCTGGACCCGGCTGGAACTCGAGCCGCGGGTCAATGCGTCGCGCTCGCATCGCCTGCTGCTGCGGGCGTCGGGACGCAGCACCGAACTCGGCGCGTTTCTGACCAACGCCGAGCGTGAGGAACTTGCCGGCGTGCTGCGAACTGCGATGTTGCGACCGGCACTGCGTGATGGCGCGCAACGAACATAA
- the coxB gene encoding cytochrome c oxidase subunit II → MALTMVGTARAEWALNLPKGVTQISHEVYDLHMIVMWICVVIGIGVFGVMFYSIAKHRKSKGVVPAHFHESTAVEVAWTVIPFVILIAIAIPATKTLVNLYNSDDADMTIKVTGYQWKWHYEYLDGNVAFYSQLDSASNAARQLGSGIDPKTVENYLLNVDKPLVIPAGKKVRFLVTANDVIHAWWVPAIGWKIDAVPGFVNEMWTKVDQPGTYRGQCAELCGKDHGFMPVVVEVKPEAEYHTWLAAQQGEGANTRVAVAN, encoded by the coding sequence ATGGCGCTGACCATGGTCGGCACGGCGCGTGCCGAATGGGCGCTGAATCTGCCGAAAGGCGTGACGCAGATCAGCCACGAGGTCTACGACCTGCACATGATCGTGATGTGGATCTGTGTGGTGATCGGCATCGGCGTGTTCGGCGTGATGTTTTACAGCATTGCCAAGCACCGCAAGTCCAAGGGCGTGGTTCCGGCGCACTTCCACGAGAGCACGGCGGTCGAGGTGGCCTGGACCGTGATCCCGTTCGTGATCCTGATTGCGATTGCCATCCCCGCGACCAAGACCCTGGTCAACCTCTACAACAGCGATGACGCCGACATGACCATCAAGGTCACCGGCTACCAGTGGAAGTGGCATTACGAATACCTCGATGGCAACGTGGCCTTCTACAGCCAGCTCGACAGCGCGAGCAATGCCGCACGCCAGCTGGGTTCGGGCATCGACCCGAAAACGGTTGAAAACTACCTGCTGAATGTCGACAAGCCGCTGGTCATCCCGGCCGGCAAGAAAGTGCGTTTCCTGGTCACCGCGAATGACGTGATCCACGCCTGGTGGGTGCCTGCGATCGGCTGGAAGATCGACGCGGTTCCAGGCTTCGTCAACGAGATGTGGACGAAGGTCGACCAGCCCGGCACCTATCGCGGCCAGTGCGCTGAACTCTGCGGCAAGGATCACGGCTTCATGCCGGTCGTCGTGGAGGTCAAACCCGAGGCTGAATACCACACTTGGCTGGCCGCCCAGCAGGGCGAGGGCGCGAACACCCGCGTCGCCGTTGCCAACTGA
- the ctaD gene encoding cytochrome c oxidase subunit I, protein MSTATATHDDAHHDHGPASGLWRWVTTTNHKDIGTLYLIFAMVMFFIGGAMAMVIRAELFQPGLQVVDPHFFNQMTTLHALVMIFGVVMPGFTGLANWQIPMMIGAPDMALPRMNNWSFWLLPFAFSLLLLTLFMNGGGPAAGWTMYPPLVLQGGDGFPFMVFAIHLAGMSSIMGAINIIVTILNMRAPGMSLMKMPLFVWAWLITAYLLIAVMPVLAGAVTMLLTDRFFETSFFTAGGGGDPVMFQHIFWFFGHPEVYILILPAFGVVSQIIPTFARKTLFGYSSMVYAMASIAFLSFIVWAHHMFTVGMPLIGELFFMYATVLIAVPTGVKVFNWVATMWKGAMTFETPMLFALGFVVLFTIGGFSGLMLGVAPVDFQYHDTYFVVAHFHYVLVSGAIFSLIAATYYWLPKWTGNMYDEKLGKIHFWLSMISMNVLFFPQHFLGLAGMPRRIPDYAVQFTEWNVISSIGGFAFGLSQLLFLWIVIKAIRGGTKATGQVWDGAHGLEWTLPSPPPYHSFTEAPEVK, encoded by the coding sequence ATGAGCACTGCGACTGCAACGCACGACGACGCGCATCATGATCACGGCCCGGCCTCGGGGCTGTGGCGCTGGGTCACGACGACCAACCACAAGGACATCGGTACGCTGTACCTGATCTTCGCCATGGTGATGTTCTTCATCGGTGGCGCGATGGCGATGGTGATCCGCGCCGAGCTGTTCCAGCCCGGACTGCAGGTCGTCGATCCGCATTTCTTCAACCAGATGACCACGCTGCATGCGCTGGTCATGATCTTCGGCGTGGTCATGCCGGGTTTCACCGGGCTTGCCAACTGGCAGATTCCGATGATGATCGGCGCGCCGGACATGGCGCTGCCGCGCATGAACAACTGGAGCTTCTGGCTGCTGCCGTTTGCGTTCAGCCTGCTGCTGCTGACGCTGTTCATGAATGGCGGTGGGCCGGCTGCCGGCTGGACTATGTACCCGCCGCTGGTGCTGCAGGGTGGTGACGGATTCCCCTTCATGGTGTTCGCGATTCACCTGGCCGGCATGTCGTCGATTATGGGTGCGATCAACATCATCGTCACGATCCTGAACATGCGCGCGCCCGGCATGTCGCTGATGAAGATGCCGCTTTTCGTCTGGGCCTGGCTGATTACCGCCTACCTGCTGATCGCGGTGATGCCGGTACTGGCCGGTGCCGTGACGATGCTCCTGACCGACCGCTTCTTCGAGACCAGCTTCTTCACGGCCGGCGGTGGCGGTGACCCGGTGATGTTCCAGCACATCTTCTGGTTCTTCGGGCATCCCGAGGTCTACATCCTGATTCTGCCGGCGTTCGGCGTGGTCTCGCAGATCATCCCGACGTTCGCGCGCAAGACGCTGTTCGGCTACAGCTCCATGGTCTACGCCATGGCATCGATCGCGTTCCTGTCGTTCATCGTCTGGGCGCACCACATGTTCACGGTCGGCATGCCGCTGATCGGCGAGCTGTTCTTCATGTATGCGACGGTGCTGATCGCCGTGCCGACCGGTGTGAAGGTGTTCAACTGGGTCGCGACCATGTGGAAAGGCGCGATGACCTTCGAGACCCCGATGCTGTTCGCGCTCGGTTTCGTGGTGCTGTTCACGATCGGCGGTTTCTCCGGGCTCATGCTCGGCGTGGCGCCGGTGGACTTCCAGTACCACGACACCTATTTCGTCGTGGCTCACTTCCACTATGTGCTGGTGTCCGGCGCCATCTTCTCTCTCATCGCCGCGACGTATTACTGGCTGCCGAAGTGGACCGGCAACATGTACGACGAAAAGCTCGGCAAGATCCACTTCTGGTTGTCGATGATTTCAATGAACGTGCTGTTCTTCCCGCAGCACTTCCTTGGTCTCGCCGGCATGCCGCGCCGCATTCCGGACTATGCCGTGCAGTTCACCGAGTGGAACGTGATCTCGTCGATCGGTGGTTTCGCCTTCGGTCTCAGCCAGCTGCTGTTCCTTTGGATCGTCATCAAGGCGATCCGCGGCGGTACGAAAGCGACCGGCCAGGTCTGGGATGGGGCGCATGGTCTGGAGTGGACGCTCCCGTCGCCGCCGCCCTACCACAGCTTCACGGAAGCCCCCGAGGTCAAGTAA
- a CDS encoding cytochrome oxidase small assembly protein: MKDPADPALRRSNVRLAIILAAVALVVFVGFIAYTGTA; the protein is encoded by the coding sequence ATGAAAGACCCAGCCGATCCGGCACTGCGTCGATCCAATGTGCGGCTCGCCATCATTCTGGCTGCGGTCGCGCTTGTGGTGTTTGTCGGCTTCATCGCGTACACGGGGACGGCGTGA
- a CDS encoding cytochrome c oxidase assembly protein: MSDNELKRRNRRLVTRSWAVVVLSFAFGFALIPLYDVICEVTGLNGKSATLQAAQLPPSFEPDPSRTITVEFAGSLNEYMPWEFRPTHTTMQVHPGEIYDAAFIARNRTDRAMVGQATPSVAPSEAATYFVKTECFCFTNQPLAAGEEKTMPLRFVIDPRLPKNVKRLTLHYTFFDMTDKATKG; the protein is encoded by the coding sequence GTGAGCGACAACGAGCTCAAGCGTCGTAACCGTCGGCTGGTCACCCGCAGCTGGGCGGTGGTCGTGCTGAGTTTCGCGTTCGGATTCGCGCTGATTCCGCTCTACGACGTGATCTGCGAAGTCACGGGACTGAACGGCAAGTCGGCGACCCTGCAGGCCGCGCAGCTGCCACCGAGCTTCGAGCCGGACCCGAGCCGCACGATCACGGTCGAATTCGCCGGCTCGCTGAACGAGTACATGCCGTGGGAGTTCCGCCCGACGCACACGACCATGCAGGTGCATCCGGGCGAGATCTACGACGCCGCGTTCATCGCGCGCAATCGCACGGACCGCGCGATGGTCGGTCAGGCGACGCCGAGCGTGGCGCCTTCCGAGGCCGCGACCTATTTCGTGAAGACGGAGTGTTTCTGCTTCACGAACCAGCCGCTCGCGGCCGGCGAGGAAAAGACCATGCCGCTGCGCTTTGTGATCGACCCGCGGCTGCCGAAGAACGTCAAGCGACTGACCCTGCATTACACATTTTTCGACATGACCGACAAGGCCACGAAAGGCTGA
- a CDS encoding cytochrome c oxidase subunit 3, producing MAHHDTGHYYVPHGSHWPILGSIGLTALVSGAAILMNGYGSGPVVLGVGAVIVLIMLFGWFGTVIRESEGGIYNMHVDRSFRMGMGWFIFSEVMFFAAFFGALFYARVLSVPWLGGDDAVTHQTLWGAFQAMWPTNGPANIGGTFEPMGAWGLPALNTLILLTSGVTVTWAHHALKADKRGQLVLGLLATVALGFLFVALQAFEYHHAYSELGLTLGSGIYGSTFFMLTGFHGMHVTIGAIILTVVLLRAMRGHFTPDRHFAFEAAAWYWHFVDVVWLGLFIFVYWL from the coding sequence ATGGCACATCACGATACCGGACACTATTACGTGCCCCACGGCAGTCACTGGCCGATCCTGGGCTCAATTGGACTGACCGCGCTTGTTTCGGGCGCGGCCATCCTGATGAATGGCTATGGCAGTGGCCCGGTTGTGCTGGGCGTTGGCGCCGTCATCGTACTGATCATGCTGTTTGGCTGGTTCGGCACGGTGATCCGCGAAAGCGAAGGCGGCATCTACAACATGCACGTGGACCGTTCGTTCCGCATGGGCATGGGCTGGTTCATTTTCTCCGAAGTCATGTTCTTCGCGGCATTTTTCGGCGCGCTGTTTTACGCGCGCGTATTGTCTGTGCCGTGGCTGGGCGGCGATGATGCAGTCACCCATCAGACCCTGTGGGGCGCCTTCCAGGCCATGTGGCCGACCAACGGTCCGGCGAACATCGGCGGCACCTTCGAGCCGATGGGGGCGTGGGGCCTTCCGGCGCTCAACACGCTGATCCTGTTGACCTCTGGCGTTACCGTGACTTGGGCGCATCATGCGCTGAAGGCCGACAAGCGCGGTCAGCTCGTGCTGGGTCTGCTGGCCACGGTTGCGCTGGGCTTCCTGTTCGTTGCCTTGCAGGCGTTTGAATACCACCACGCCTACAGCGAACTCGGCCTGACGCTGGGCAGCGGTATCTACGGTTCGACGTTCTTCATGCTGACCGGTTTCCACGGCATGCATGTGACCATCGGCGCGATCATCCTGACGGTCGTGCTGCTGCGCGCGATGCGCGGCCATTTCACGCCGGATCGGCACTTCGCGTTCGAAGCCGCGGCGTGGTACTGGCACTTCGTCGACGTCGTCTGGCTCGGTCTGTTCATCTTCGTTTACTGGCTGTAA
- a CDS encoding twin transmembrane helix small protein translates to MNFTKIVIVIVLIAIVASLASAMRFMLTDRGQGNRTVRALTVRIGLSVALFLLLFVAWGLGWIQPHGLRQ, encoded by the coding sequence ATGAATTTCACGAAGATTGTCATCGTCATCGTGCTGATCGCCATCGTCGCGAGCCTGGCCTCGGCGATGCGCTTCATGCTGACCGACCGCGGCCAGGGCAACCGCACCGTAAGGGCACTGACCGTGCGGATCGGGCTGTCCGTAGCGCTGTTCCTGCTTTTGTTCGTGGCCTGGGGACTGGGCTGGATTCAGCCGCACGGACTGCGCCAGTAA
- a CDS encoding SURF1 family protein, which yields MLCGTAVLAGLSLWQWSRSGEKQRLIDERVAAEAHGQFATPESIRADPGRFRYWQFDADGRYLAGANWLIDNQVRDGRLGYSVLSLFRTSDSELALIVDRGWIPADAAGVADGLDGPGASSRIRGRLVDAPDVGLRLGSAAEMAVPGIVQYLDIDAVSARLGRPLLPLVLELDADAPGAFERRRVSADPFGPDKHRAYSVQWALLAVVYVIVFTLARCARRGEGK from the coding sequence TTGCTTTGCGGTACCGCAGTCCTCGCGGGGCTGAGCCTGTGGCAATGGTCGCGCTCCGGCGAGAAGCAGCGGCTGATCGATGAACGTGTGGCCGCCGAGGCGCATGGACAGTTCGCCACCCCGGAGTCGATTCGCGCTGATCCGGGCCGATTCCGGTACTGGCAGTTCGATGCGGACGGACGGTATCTCGCCGGGGCGAACTGGTTGATCGACAATCAGGTGCGCGACGGACGGCTCGGCTACTCGGTGCTGAGCCTGTTTCGGACCAGCGACAGCGAACTTGCACTGATCGTCGATCGGGGCTGGATTCCGGCCGATGCGGCGGGAGTCGCGGACGGGCTGGATGGCCCGGGTGCATCCAGCCGGATACGCGGCCGGCTCGTCGATGCGCCGGATGTCGGTCTGCGACTGGGTAGCGCGGCGGAAATGGCCGTTCCCGGCATCGTGCAGTACCTGGATATCGATGCCGTTTCGGCGCGACTTGGAAGGCCGCTGCTGCCGCTGGTGCTGGAACTCGATGCGGACGCACCGGGCGCATTCGAGCGCAGGCGGGTCAGTGCGGACCCATTCGGTCCGGACAAGCATCGCGCGTACTCTGTTCAGTGGGCCCTGCTCGCGGTCGTGTACGTCATCGTATTCACGCTCGCGCGCTGTGCACGTCGTGGAGAAGGCAAATGA
- a CDS encoding COX15/CtaA family protein, which translates to MIVFAALALAAIVVPLGAYVRLSDAGLGCPDWPGCYGQIGVPEAAHHIEQANLAYPERPVEAAKAWKEMIHRYFAGALGLLILVAAIVAIVRRRLPDQPVALPVFLLLLVIFQAALGMWTVTWLLKPAVVTAHLIGGMATLGLLAWLALRVGRPARLEVSAGTRWLARAALVVVIAQITLGGWVSTNYAAIICDDFPTCQGRWWPPMDFADAFHIWRGLGIDYEGGVLGNDARVAVQMTHRIGALVTLLFAGLAAVGALRARSAAVRGLGVLVGVALGAQIALGIGNVLLDLPLSVAVAHNAVAAALLLSLIWLNYVYVRAPE; encoded by the coding sequence CTGATCGTGTTTGCGGCGCTGGCGCTCGCGGCCATCGTCGTACCGCTCGGTGCGTATGTGCGTCTGTCCGACGCGGGGCTGGGCTGTCCGGACTGGCCGGGCTGTTATGGACAGATTGGTGTTCCGGAAGCGGCCCATCACATCGAACAGGCGAATCTCGCCTATCCCGAACGCCCGGTCGAGGCCGCGAAGGCGTGGAAGGAAATGATCCATCGCTACTTCGCTGGGGCGCTGGGACTGCTGATCCTCGTCGCCGCGATCGTGGCGATCGTTCGGCGCCGGCTGCCGGATCAGCCGGTCGCACTGCCGGTGTTTCTGCTCCTGCTTGTCATCTTTCAGGCCGCGCTCGGCATGTGGACCGTGACCTGGCTGCTGAAACCGGCCGTTGTGACCGCCCACCTGATCGGCGGCATGGCGACACTCGGGCTGCTCGCGTGGCTGGCGCTGCGGGTCGGTCGCCCAGCGCGGTTGGAAGTGAGTGCCGGCACGCGCTGGCTGGCGCGCGCCGCACTGGTCGTTGTCATCGCGCAGATCACGCTCGGCGGCTGGGTCAGCACGAACTATGCGGCGATCATCTGTGATGACTTCCCGACCTGTCAGGGCCGGTGGTGGCCGCCGATGGACTTCGCCGACGCCTTTCATATCTGGCGCGGGCTGGGGATCGACTACGAGGGCGGGGTGCTCGGCAACGACGCGCGCGTCGCCGTGCAGATGACCCACCGGATCGGCGCGCTCGTCACCCTGCTGTTCGCCGGACTCGCCGCGGTCGGCGCGCTGCGCGCACGCAGTGCCGCGGTGCGCGGTCTGGGCGTGCTGGTGGGAGTCGCGCTGGGCGCGCAGATTGCGCTTGGCATCGGCAACGTCCTGCTCGATCTGCCGCTCAGTGTCGCCGTCGCCCACAATGCCGTTGCAGCCGCGTTGCTGCTGTCGCTGATCTGGCTAAACTACGTCTATGTCCGCGCACCTGAGTGA
- a CDS encoding heme o synthase encodes MSAHLSDTGETPLWREYLELTKPRVVALLVFTALVGMLLAVPGAVPFRVLFYGNLGIALAAAGAAAINHVVDRRIDAVMARTHARPVPTGQIESRDALMFAFGLSAASMLVLVVFINVLTAVLTFVSLIGYAVIYTMYLKHATPQNIVIGGAAGAAPPLLGWTAATGSVDPGALMLFLIIFIWTPPHFWALAIARKDDYANARVPMLPVTHGDAFTRTHVLLYTLLLLAATLLPFATGMSGGFYLGGALALNAGFLYYAWKLKFDSDPKLPMQTFGYSIIYLTALFAYLLIDHYLAH; translated from the coding sequence ATGTCCGCGCACCTGAGTGACACCGGCGAAACGCCCCTGTGGCGCGAGTATCTGGAGCTGACCAAGCCCCGGGTCGTCGCGCTGCTCGTGTTCACGGCCCTGGTCGGGATGCTGCTGGCCGTTCCCGGCGCCGTGCCGTTTCGCGTGCTGTTCTACGGCAACCTGGGCATTGCGCTCGCCGCCGCCGGGGCCGCGGCGATCAACCATGTGGTCGACCGGCGGATCGATGCCGTCATGGCGCGTACCCATGCTCGGCCGGTGCCGACCGGGCAGATCGAGTCGCGCGACGCCCTGATGTTTGCGTTCGGGCTGTCGGCCGCGTCGATGCTCGTGCTGGTGGTGTTCATCAACGTGCTGACCGCGGTGCTGACTTTCGTGTCGCTGATCGGCTACGCGGTCATCTACACGATGTACCTCAAGCATGCGACGCCACAGAACATTGTGATCGGCGGTGCCGCGGGCGCCGCGCCGCCGCTGCTCGGCTGGACGGCAGCAACCGGCTCGGTCGATCCGGGCGCCCTGATGCTGTTCCTGATCATCTTCATCTGGACGCCACCGCATTTCTGGGCGCTGGCCATCGCCCGGAAGGACGACTATGCGAACGCGCGCGTGCCGATGCTCCCCGTCACCCATGGTGACGCGTTCACCCGCACGCACGTGCTGCTCTATACGCTGCTGCTGCTGGCCGCGACCCTGCTGCCGTTTGCGACCGGCATGTCCGGCGGGTTCTATCTCGGCGGTGCGCTGGCGCTCAATGCCGGTTTCCTCTACTACGCCTGGAAGCTCAAGTTCGATTCCGATCCGAAACTGCCGATGCAGACCTTCGGCTACTCGATCATCTATCTCACGGCCCTTTTTGCATACCTGCTGATCGATCACTACTTGGCCCACTAG